One genomic window of Halanaerobium saccharolyticum subsp. saccharolyticum DSM 6643 includes the following:
- the lpxK gene encoding tetraacyldisaccharide 4'-kinase has protein sequence MSSLRKYLENIIDGSKEGILAGVIRCILFLLSLFYAQLAKIRSTLYQNNILKKKEAGVPVISIGNITTGGTGKTPFTAFLAEELKSQYKIAIISRGYGAAKNVEEPYLIKDGSKLYADAAQAGDELFMLARNYDQLIFIRSANRYQGTKMAEAHGADLILLDDGFQHYQLKRNSDIVLIDAEKPFSNNKVLPAGLLREPFTALKRADIFLLNRSENVDFNRIKELENSLETLSPSNDGVFKAETSLESCVCVASQQEEKLDFLKEKKVFAFSGIGSPEAFKKSIESAGAKIVSYKIFKDHYNYQKEDLLTLLDQYSASQADLILTTEKDAVKLSDFAEMIGNLPFYYLKISLKIEEKDKLLKIIKSKIRNENAK, from the coding sequence ATGAGTAGTTTGCGAAAATATTTAGAAAATATAATAGATGGATCTAAAGAGGGGATATTGGCAGGAGTAATTCGCTGTATCTTATTTTTGTTATCACTGTTTTATGCTCAACTAGCTAAAATTAGGTCCACTCTTTATCAAAATAATATTTTAAAGAAAAAAGAGGCAGGGGTGCCGGTAATCAGTATTGGTAATATTACAACTGGTGGTACTGGTAAAACACCTTTTACAGCATTTTTAGCTGAGGAATTAAAATCTCAATATAAGATAGCAATTATTAGTCGTGGTTATGGAGCGGCAAAAAATGTAGAAGAACCATATTTGATTAAAGATGGTTCAAAGCTTTATGCCGATGCTGCTCAGGCGGGAGATGAGCTTTTTATGCTGGCCCGCAATTATGATCAATTAATTTTTATTCGTTCAGCTAATAGATATCAGGGAACAAAAATGGCAGAAGCTCATGGGGCAGATTTGATATTATTAGATGATGGTTTTCAGCATTATCAATTAAAAAGAAATTCAGATATTGTTTTAATCGATGCTGAAAAACCCTTTTCTAATAATAAAGTTTTACCAGCAGGTTTGCTAAGAGAACCTTTTACTGCTTTAAAAAGAGCTGATATTTTTCTTTTAAATCGCAGTGAAAATGTTGATTTTAATAGAATTAAAGAGCTTGAAAATTCTCTTGAAACGCTTAGTCCTTCTAATGACGGAGTTTTTAAAGCAGAAACCAGTTTAGAAAGTTGTGTTTGCGTAGCCTCACAGCAGGAAGAGAAGCTTGACTTTTTAAAGGAGAAAAAGGTTTTCGCTTTTTCTGGCATTGGTAGCCCGGAAGCTTTCAAAAAAAGTATTGAAAGTGCAGGTGCTAAAATAGTTAGTTACAAAATATTTAAAGATCATTATAATTACCAAAAGGAAGATCTTTTAACTTTGCTTGATCAGTATTCTGCTTCTCAGGCTGATTTAATTTTAACTACAGAAAAAGATGCGGTTAAACTAAGTGATTTTGCAGAGATGATTGGTAATCTCCCTTTTTATTATCTTAAAATTTCTTTAAAAATTGAGGAAAAAGACAAATTACTAAAAATTATTAAATCGAAAATACGTAATGAAAATGCAAAATAA
- the kdsB gene encoding 3-deoxy-manno-octulosonate cytidylyltransferase: MTALKTAAVIPARYDSSRFPGKALVDILGKAMIVRVYQAVEKCEQIDEVYVATDDKRIKKVVEAAGGRVIMTSNQHQSGTDRIAEAAAQIEADLIVNVQGDEPLIEAQSITQALKPFSQENNLQMSTLKRKINSEAAKSPDLVKVITDYEDYALYFSRSPIPYYRDTKVKDQHYYQHIGLYVYRRDFLLKYAGMERTALEKAESLEQLRALENGYQIKVLETKAKLIGVDRKEDVELVEKELKARNKKI, from the coding sequence ATGACTGCTCTTAAAACTGCGGCTGTGATTCCAGCACGTTATGATTCCAGTCGGTTTCCGGGGAAGGCCCTGGTAGATATTTTAGGGAAAGCGATGATTGTTAGGGTTTATCAGGCAGTAGAAAAATGTGAACAAATAGATGAAGTCTATGTGGCAACAGATGATAAAAGAATAAAAAAAGTTGTGGAAGCAGCTGGAGGCAGAGTTATTATGACCTCTAATCAGCATCAAAGTGGTACTGATAGAATTGCAGAGGCGGCGGCTCAAATTGAAGCTGATTTGATAGTCAATGTTCAGGGAGATGAACCCTTGATTGAAGCTCAAAGTATTACGCAAGCTTTAAAACCTTTTAGTCAGGAAAATAATTTGCAGATGAGTACTTTAAAGAGAAAGATAAATTCTGAAGCTGCTAAAAGTCCTGATCTAGTTAAAGTTATTACAGATTATGAAGATTATGCTTTATATTTTTCTCGTTCTCCCATTCCATATTATCGAGATACAAAAGTAAAAGATCAGCATTATTATCAGCATATAGGACTTTATGTTTATCGCCGTGATTTTTTATTAAAATATGCAGGAATGGAAAGGACTGCTTTAGAAAAGGCAGAATCTTTAGAGCAGCTGCGGGCACTTGAAAATGGTTATCAGATTAAGGTTTTGGAAACAAAAGCAAAATTAATTGGTGTTGATCGCAAAGAAGATGTTGAGCTGGTGGAAAAAGAACTTAAAGCCAGAAATAAAAAGATTTAG
- a CDS encoding ABC transporter ATP-binding protein: MDSAKGNNEFEILKRVFKYLLPYKGRLAGGVISMLVHAFLTVFFVKVFQDLLETIISDIDMGREGMIQLSLVAGMMILVYFLKGVSYYGKTYLVSYVSQRSIKDMRDDLYSHLHNLSLSFYSKNKTGDILSRVTNDVQNLESSMIKTTVGSVDKVFTLIGGIIYLVYLNYRLTIFLIIILPFITYVITKFNYKLKKVSRRVQIKIADVSDVLQETLSAVRVVKSFGREEYEFERFSSENQANFRAKMKKTQYGAILTPLVEFLAAISFTAILWYGGYEVMQGRMTASELIAFFTLLLTISEPLRSITKLSKRLQQLFASAERVFEIMDTESELREDDENKIELNDLEGEVVYDNVSFAYNEDEIVLQNINLTAKPGEVVALVGHSGAGKTTMVDLIPRFFDPIEGRMRVDGHDLRDLKIDSLRNFIGIVPQETILFSGSLRDNIAYGDLNADEKAIQKAAKAANAHQFIMGFPDGYDTVVGERGVGLSGGQKQRISIARAILKNPKILILDEATSSLDSESEALVQEALEHLMKNRTTFIIAHRLSTIRNADKIVVVEQGEIMEMGNHQELIKKQGKYASLYQGQFIEDPNA; the protein is encoded by the coding sequence ATGGACTCAGCAAAAGGTAATAATGAATTTGAAATATTAAAAAGAGTATTTAAATATCTTTTACCATATAAAGGCAGGCTGGCAGGGGGAGTAATCTCCATGCTGGTTCATGCCTTTTTAACTGTTTTTTTTGTTAAGGTTTTTCAGGACCTTTTGGAAACAATTATCTCGGATATTGATATGGGAAGAGAGGGAATGATTCAGCTTTCTTTAGTTGCGGGAATGATGATTTTAGTCTATTTCCTTAAAGGTGTTTCTTATTACGGAAAGACCTATTTAGTTTCCTATGTTTCACAGAGGTCAATCAAAGACATGCGGGATGATCTTTATTCACATCTGCATAATTTATCTTTGAGTTTTTACAGTAAAAATAAGACAGGTGATATTTTATCAAGGGTTACAAATGATGTTCAGAATTTAGAAAGTTCAATGATTAAGACGACTGTGGGTAGTGTTGATAAGGTTTTTACTCTAATCGGAGGAATTATTTATCTGGTTTATCTAAATTATCGCCTGACAATCTTCTTAATTATAATTTTACCATTTATCACTTATGTTATTACTAAATTTAATTATAAATTGAAAAAAGTAAGCCGCAGAGTTCAGATTAAAATAGCTGATGTATCTGATGTACTGCAGGAAACATTATCTGCAGTTAGAGTAGTTAAATCTTTTGGTCGGGAAGAATATGAGTTTGAACGTTTCAGCAGTGAAAATCAGGCTAATTTCCGGGCAAAAATGAAAAAGACTCAATATGGTGCGATTTTAACTCCACTGGTAGAATTTTTAGCTGCTATTTCTTTTACAGCTATACTTTGGTATGGAGGTTATGAGGTCATGCAGGGCCGAATGACAGCATCTGAATTAATTGCCTTTTTCACTCTGCTTTTAACTATCAGTGAACCGCTAAGATCAATTACTAAATTATCTAAAAGACTGCAGCAGTTATTTGCTTCAGCCGAAAGAGTTTTTGAAATTATGGATACTGAAAGTGAACTGCGTGAAGATGATGAAAACAAAATAGAATTAAATGATCTTGAAGGTGAGGTAGTTTATGATAACGTTAGCTTTGCCTATAATGAAGATGAAATAGTGCTCCAAAATATCAATTTGACTGCTAAGCCAGGTGAAGTTGTAGCTCTTGTTGGTCACAGTGGAGCTGGCAAAACAACAATGGTTGATTTAATCCCACGGTTTTTTGATCCAATCGAAGGTAGAATGCGTGTTGATGGCCATGATCTTAGAGATCTAAAAATCGATAGTCTGCGTAACTTTATTGGGATAGTACCACAAGAGACTATTTTATTCAGTGGTTCTTTAAGAGATAATATAGCCTACGGTGATTTAAATGCTGACGAAAAAGCGATTCAGAAGGCAGCTAAAGCTGCCAATGCTCATCAATTTATTATGGGCTTTCCAGATGGTTATGATACTGTTGTGGGAGAGCGCGGAGTTGGACTTTCTGGTGGTCAGAAACAGAGAATTTCTATTGCCAGAGCAATTTTGAAAAATCCTAAGATATTAATTTTAGATGAGGCTACTTCTTCTCTTGATTCTGAATCTGAAGCCTTAGTACAGGAAGCTCTAGAGCATTTAATGAAAAATAGAACAACTTTTATTATTGCTCATAGATTATCTACTATTAGAAACGCCGATAAGATTGTAGTGGTAGAACAGGGTGAGATTATGGAAATGGGTAATCACCAGGAACTGATCAAGAAACAGGGTAAGTATGCTTCTTTATATCAAGGTCAATTTATTGAAGATCCCAATGCCTAA
- a CDS encoding HutP family protein, protein MNLSDFTIDDFTEIDGGQSIGKVAVLLSMVNDEYDGKIIDAYKSEGYEAVITRAGGKGSKLKDKVLRNCLGAAIKGDVITESVQDQRILTRCVERAMVDFDKPLSGISGAGIKIGIVSKAPHLAVALYGKLGIPGLDVDHEISGMGIHYYGLSKR, encoded by the coding sequence ATGAATTTATCAGATTTTACAATTGATGATTTTACGGAAATTGATGGTGGACAGTCTATAGGAAAGGTAGCTGTACTACTTTCAATGGTTAATGATGAATATGATGGCAAGATAATTGATGCTTATAAAAGTGAGGGTTATGAAGCTGTAATTACTAGAGCTGGAGGCAAGGGCTCCAAACTAAAGGACAAAGTTTTACGCAACTGTCTTGGAGCAGCAATTAAAGGTGATGTAATTACCGAATCTGTTCAGGATCAGAGAATATTAACTCGCTGTGTGGAACGAGCAATGGTTGACTTTGATAAACCGTTATCCGGTATTTCTGGAGCTGGTATTAAAATAGGTATTGTTAGTAAAGCACCACATTTAGCAGTAGCTCTTTATGGAAAGCTTGGTATCCCTGGTTTAGATGTTGATCACGAAATTTCAGGAATGGGGATTCATTACTATGGACTCAGCAAAAGGTAA
- a CDS encoding lysophospholipid acyltransferase family protein translates to MSDQKRKLEKAIIPPLAYYLIRATNFSYRLEVEGWQQAKEKLDKQESLVFSCWHGKLWVPSYFLKDLGIYALSSLSRDGSYMAQVLKKMGWRTVRGSSSRGASRSLLELYRKLKKGESTAITPDGPTGPPHQVKPGIIFLQEKAGSYLVPIGVEARWKKNFNSWDSFLLPLPFSKTALVFAEPFKFKAGLEMEEKEKILKEKMTEVNKRAAELVKK, encoded by the coding sequence ATGTCAGATCAAAAAAGAAAATTAGAAAAAGCAATAATTCCTCCTTTAGCTTATTATTTAATTAGAGCTACAAATTTTTCTTACAGATTAGAAGTCGAAGGTTGGCAGCAGGCTAAAGAAAAGTTGGATAAGCAGGAGTCACTTGTTTTTTCCTGCTGGCATGGTAAACTCTGGGTTCCTTCATATTTCCTAAAGGATTTAGGAATTTATGCTTTATCAAGTTTAAGTCGAGATGGCAGTTATATGGCTCAAGTTTTAAAAAAAATGGGTTGGAGAACAGTTCGTGGCTCAAGCAGCAGAGGTGCAAGCCGCTCTCTACTTGAATTATATAGGAAATTAAAAAAAGGAGAAAGTACAGCTATTACTCCTGATGGACCGACAGGTCCTCCGCATCAGGTTAAACCGGGTATTATTTTTCTACAGGAAAAGGCGGGGTCTTATCTGGTTCCGATAGGGGTTGAGGCTCGTTGGAAGAAAAACTTTAACAGCTGGGATAGTTTTTTGCTGCCTTTACCTTTTAGTAAAACAGCCTTAGTTTTTGCTGAGCCGTTTAAATTCAAAGCAGGGCTTGAGATGGAAGAAAAAGAGAAAATTTTAAAAGAAAAAATGACAGAAGTAAATAAAAGAGCTGCTGAATTAGTCAAAAAATAA